CCTTGTCGTTCCAGTGCCGCGTGCCATGTACATCATCCTGATCGGATATCTCTACGTCATCGTCATGTTTGCTGCCGGCACCGGCGACGTGATCAAGGGCGGGCTGCTGTTTTTCTTCCTCGGCGTGCTGCCGAGCTGGCTGCTGTTCTGGCTCAAGCGCCAGGGCCAGCTGACCCGAGCCCGCAAGCAGGCCGAGGAAGGCGCAACGCCCGCCCGGCCCGACGATGCCGCTGACGGTGTCGACTAGCGCGTTTCGGCGATCGGGCCGCGTTGCACCGGCAGGCTGGTAAATCGACGCGCGAACTCGGTCCCGATGAAGAGCTGCGGATTCGAGTGCTCGTACTCCTCGGCCGTTTCGCGCTTGAGAATGGCGGCCTTGGCCGCATTGAAGGCGGGCTGCAGCCGGCTTTCCTTGCCCAATGCATCGACGACGAAGGCACGGCCGAAATAGGTGTACTCCTCGTCATCCGAGCAGCCGAACGACGTATGGGTGGCATCGGCCGCGGTGACCACGGCGCTGTAGGGGCTGGACAGCGGCTTGAGGTAACCCCCGGAATAACACGCGGAAACAGCGACCAGCTTCCAGCGGATGCCGGCGGCCTTCAGCGTATCGGCCAGCCATTGCGGCGTGATCGGTGCGAGCTCGAGATCGGGATAGGACAGGCTGAACGCGTGATCGCTGCCACCATGGCTTGTGAGGTAGAGCACCAATAGATCCTCGTCGGGGTTCATCACCTCGCCTACTTCGCGGATCGCGGCGGCCAGCGTGTCGCGGCTGGCCATCGGCAGGCGGTCGGCACTGGTGGCTGCGTTGGCGAGCAGCACGTCGTGCCCGCCGCGCGGATCGGCAAAGCGCTGGCGTGCAGCTTCAGCCTCGCGCAGGAACACCGATTGCCCGCCGTAGCCGGCCACGGTGATGGTGTAGACGTCGGCGACGCCAGGGGTCTCCGGACTCAGCCGATCCAGCGCCTGGCGCAGCAATTCGGGTTGCCGGAAGAATAGCGCGGTCTCCGGCAGTGGCGGGGCCAAATCGACCGGCTCGGCGATGTCCTGAGTGTCCGGCGTATCGGCCAGCCACAGTTGCGAGTCGGGGTAGTAGAGCTGAAAGCCAAGCAGTCCGCCGATCGTGACCAGCGTGGCGACCAGTGCCCGTAGCCGCCCGCTTGGCCACAGCTGGCGCAGCAGCGCGAGGCCCAACCAGCAGAATGGCAGTAGCAACAATGCCCACGACAGCCGATAGCGCCACAGCTGGGCTGGGCGACCGTCCCACCAGGGCTGGCGCAGCAGCTCATAGCCACCGATCAGTATTGGTACCAGCAGCAGTGACAGGGCCAGCCACATCACTGGCACGCGTTGCGCCCAGCGCTGTTCGCTGGGGCCGAACAACTGGCCGACCAGCAGCAGCCACAGCAGCGGCATCAGCGCCGCCGGCAAGGCGAAAACGTTGATCTCGCCAGGGTAGCCATGCCACCAGATCTGGGCGCCGATCTCCACACCCAGCGACAACACGGTCAGCCAGATCAGCCAGAACAGCGATGCGGGCCAGTGCTCGATGGGATTGCCGCGCAGCGCGAGGCTGCGCAGGGCAATGGCGATCAGTCCAGGTCGGGAACGGTACATGGCAGCTGGCGATGTTGAACTGCCGCCGAGCTTACCACGAGGCTGGAGGCATACCGCCCGGTGGTCGCTCAGTGCGGCAGAAAGAGGTGGGGCAGGGCGATCAGCAGTACGCCAGCGGAGATCAGCGCCACTTGCTGGACCGTATCCGAGAGCCGGGTGCGCTTGTGCAGGCCGGGAATCAGGTCGGCGATCGCCACGTAGATCAGGCTGGCCGCGCCGAGCGCCAGGATGTAGGGCTGCAGCGCCTGCACCGTCTGCAGCGAGAAGTAGGCGAGCAGGCCGCCGGCCAGCGCGGCCAGCGAGGAGACGACATTGAACAGCAGTGCCTTGGCCTTGCTGTAGCCCGAATGCAGCAGCACGATGAAGTCGCCGACTTCCTGCGGGATCTCGTGGGCGATGATGGCCAGTGCCGTGGCGATGCCGACGGAGGTATCGGCCATGAAGGCGGCGGCGATCACCGCGCCATCGAGGAAGTTGTGGAAGGTGTCGCCGATCATGATCATGGCGCCCGCCCGGCCGTGGTCGTGCTCGTCGTGGTGGTGCCCGTGGCCATGCCCGTGGTGGTGCTGGTCGTGTGTCTGGCCATCATGGGCTTCGCATTGCTGGTGGTGGCAATGCCGCCAGATCACCAGCTTTTCCAGCACGAAGAACAGCAGGATGCCGGCGAGCAGCGTGGCCGATACGCCGGCGATATTGACTGCGCCATCCTCTAGGCCGTGCTCGTGTTCTTCCTCACCGTGCGCGTCGTGGTCGTGATGATCGACATGCGTTTGCTGCGCGATGGCGGCGGCGCCGTGCATCTCGCCGTGCTCGTGTCCGCCGAAGGCGTGCGGCAGGATTTCGAGGAATACCGCAGCGAGCAGCGCACCGACGGCGAAGCTGACGAGCTTGGGCACCCAGTGCGGCTTGGCGAGATAGGCGATGACGCAGGCAGCGCCTACGCTCAGCAGGCTGCCCAGCAGGCTTGCGGTGATGATCCAGCTCAGGGTGCTCATGGCGTGCGACGGATTGGCGGGTAACGAAGTCCGTCAGTATACCCACAAATGCAACTTTGTGGCGTAATGCAAGTGCTGCCGAGGCGTGAGCCGAACCCGTGCGATGGCTGCGCCTAAGCCGTCACTTGGACAAGGACTGGCTGACGATTAGGTTTGCAGCCAGATCAGCGAAGCCATTCTGCCG
This region of Chitinolyticbacter meiyuanensis genomic DNA includes:
- a CDS encoding C13 family peptidase; amino-acid sequence: MYRSRPGLIAIALRSLALRGNPIEHWPASLFWLIWLTVLSLGVEIGAQIWWHGYPGEINVFALPAALMPLLWLLLVGQLFGPSEQRWAQRVPVMWLALSLLLVPILIGGYELLRQPWWDGRPAQLWRYRLSWALLLLPFCWLGLALLRQLWPSGRLRALVATLVTIGGLLGFQLYYPDSQLWLADTPDTQDIAEPVDLAPPLPETALFFRQPELLRQALDRLSPETPGVADVYTITVAGYGGQSVFLREAEAARQRFADPRGGHDVLLANAATSADRLPMASRDTLAAAIREVGEVMNPDEDLLVLYLTSHGGSDHAFSLSYPDLELAPITPQWLADTLKAAGIRWKLVAVSACYSGGYLKPLSSPYSAVVTAADATHTSFGCSDDEEYTYFGRAFVVDALGKESRLQPAFNAAKAAILKRETAEEYEHSNPQLFIGTEFARRFTSLPVQRGPIAETR
- a CDS encoding ZIP family metal transporter — its product is MSTLSWIITASLLGSLLSVGAACVIAYLAKPHWVPKLVSFAVGALLAAVFLEILPHAFGGHEHGEMHGAAAIAQQTHVDHHDHDAHGEEEHEHGLEDGAVNIAGVSATLLAGILLFFVLEKLVIWRHCHHQQCEAHDGQTHDQHHHGHGHGHHHDEHDHGRAGAMIMIGDTFHNFLDGAVIAAAFMADTSVGIATALAIIAHEIPQEVGDFIVLLHSGYSKAKALLFNVVSSLAALAGGLLAYFSLQTVQALQPYILALGAASLIYVAIADLIPGLHKRTRLSDTVQQVALISAGVLLIALPHLFLPH